Proteins from one Clostridium cellulovorans 743B genomic window:
- the glmM gene encoding phosphoglucosamine mutase — MSRLFGTDGVRGIANSELSSELAYKLGRAGAYVLTEGTHKPKIIVGMDTRISCDMLEAALVSGILSVGAEAICIGVIPTPAVAYLTRKYNADAGVVISASHNPVEFNGIKFFNSNGYKLSDEIEDKIQAIIENGMDEIQSPVGSQIGRKIVNDKAEEDYIKYIKNTIDGDLKGIKVALDCANGAASHVAVQAFRELGAEVVVINNTPDGLNINDNCGSTHPEELFAYVTRKKCNLGLAFDGDADRCLAVDEYGNLVDGDKMLAICAKDLKAKGKLSKETLVVTVMSNMGLFLALDREKINSVKTKVGDRYVLEEMVKEGYNLGGEQSGHIIFLDHNTTGDGLLTAVQLASIVKQSGKSLSELATIMKTLPQVLVNATVPNDKKNIYLEDQEIIRKIQEIEVALHGTGRVLIRPSGTEPLVRVMLEGENQIEIEEMANELAQMILDKV, encoded by the coding sequence ATGAGCAGACTTTTTGGAACTGATGGAGTTAGAGGAATCGCAAATAGCGAACTATCATCAGAGTTAGCCTATAAACTTGGAAGAGCAGGAGCCTATGTATTAACAGAAGGCACACATAAGCCTAAAATAATAGTAGGAATGGATACTAGAATTTCTTGTGACATGTTAGAGGCAGCTCTAGTTTCTGGGATTTTGTCTGTAGGAGCTGAGGCAATATGCATAGGTGTAATTCCTACACCAGCAGTAGCATATCTTACAAGGAAATATAATGCCGATGCCGGTGTTGTTATTTCTGCTTCACATAATCCAGTGGAGTTTAATGGAATTAAATTTTTTAACTCTAATGGCTATAAGTTAAGTGATGAAATTGAAGATAAAATACAAGCAATAATAGAAAATGGCATGGATGAAATTCAAAGTCCAGTTGGAAGCCAAATAGGAAGAAAAATAGTAAATGATAAAGCAGAAGAAGATTATATAAAATATATAAAGAATACTATTGATGGAGACCTAAAAGGGATTAAGGTTGCGTTAGATTGTGCTAATGGTGCTGCATCACATGTAGCTGTTCAAGCGTTTAGAGAACTAGGGGCAGAGGTAGTAGTTATAAACAATACCCCAGATGGTTTAAATATAAATGATAACTGTGGGTCTACACATCCTGAAGAATTATTTGCATACGTAACAAGAAAGAAGTGTAATTTAGGTTTAGCATTTGATGGTGATGCAGATAGATGTCTAGCTGTTGATGAATATGGCAATCTAGTAGACGGAGATAAGATGTTAGCAATTTGTGCTAAGGATTTAAAGGCTAAAGGAAAATTATCTAAAGAAACTCTAGTAGTTACAGTAATGAGTAACATGGGCTTATTTTTAGCGCTTGATAGAGAAAAGATAAACAGTGTAAAGACTAAAGTCGGAGATAGATACGTATTAGAAGAGATGGTTAAAGAAGGTTACAATCTTGGTGGAGAACAATCAGGACATATAATTTTCTTAGATCACAATACAACAGGAGATGGATTATTAACAGCAGTTCAACTTGCGTCGATAGTAAAGCAAAGTGGAAAAAGTTTATCAGAACTTGCTACTATTATGAAGACATTACCTCAAGTGCTTGTTAATGCAACAGTTCCAAATGATAAGAAGAATATTTACTTAGAAGATCAGGAAATAATAAGAAAGATACAAGAAATAGAAGTAGCGCTTCACGGTACAGGCAGAGTTCTTATTAGACCATCAGGAACAGAACCTTTAGTGAGAGTTATGCTTGAGGGAGAAAACCAAATAGAAATCGAAGAGATGGCAAATGAACTAGCTCAAATGATTCTAGATAAGGTATAG
- a CDS encoding NAD(P)/FAD-dependent oxidoreductase, which produces MPIRINNLNLSIDEELEILKAKVCKKLKISEKDIKEFSIIRQSIDARKKNALAFNYSVEVKCDKEDKVVARSNDNNVRLEVTKNNDEFQFGTMSMKHRPIVVGMGPAGLFAGLILAQNGYKPLIIERGESVDKRSKTVDNFWKGAPLNVESNVQFGEGGAGTFSDGKLTTRIKDRRCDLVVKAFIDNGAPEEIRYLGKPHIGTDILKDVVVNIRKKIIENGGEVRFNSKLQDIIARDGEIEAVVANGEKIPCDNLILAIGHSSRDTYEMLFKNKIFMEPKAFAIGVRIEHSQDMINESQYGKFKNHPKLKAADYTLTHNTESGRGVYSFCMCPGGVVVAAASEENRLVTNGMSYYKRDRDNANAAMVVTVGPKDFGGDAPLSGMEFQRNYEALAYKVGGGNYHAPVQLLGDFMKDVPSTKLGAIKPSYEPGYSFKNLKDCLPSQVIGALKEGITVFDKKIKGYGDYDAIMTGIETRTSAPVKITRTETLESISIKGLYPCGEGAGFAGGIMSAAVDGIKCAEAIMKKFKNI; this is translated from the coding sequence ATGCCTATTAGAATAAATAATTTAAATTTAAGTATTGATGAAGAGTTAGAGATTTTAAAAGCTAAGGTATGTAAAAAATTAAAGATAAGCGAAAAAGATATTAAAGAATTTTCTATAATTAGACAGTCAATTGATGCAAGAAAGAAAAATGCATTAGCTTTTAACTATAGTGTTGAAGTTAAATGTGACAAAGAAGATAAGGTTGTAGCAAGGTCTAATGACAATAATGTAAGGTTAGAAGTTACAAAGAATAATGATGAATTTCAATTTGGAACTATGTCTATGAAGCATAGACCAATAGTTGTTGGAATGGGGCCTGCAGGACTTTTTGCAGGTCTTATCCTTGCACAAAATGGATATAAACCTCTTATAATAGAAAGAGGGGAATCTGTTGATAAAAGAAGTAAAACTGTTGATAACTTTTGGAAAGGTGCTCCATTAAACGTAGAAAGTAATGTTCAATTCGGAGAAGGTGGAGCAGGAACATTTTCTGATGGTAAACTTACGACTCGTATAAAGGATCGCAGATGTGATTTGGTAGTGAAGGCGTTTATAGATAATGGAGCCCCAGAAGAAATAAGATATTTAGGAAAGCCCCATATAGGTACAGATATATTAAAGGATGTAGTTGTGAATATAAGAAAAAAGATAATAGAAAATGGTGGAGAGGTTAGATTTAACTCTAAATTACAGGACATAATAGCAAGGGATGGAGAAATTGAAGCCGTGGTGGCTAATGGTGAAAAAATTCCATGTGACAATCTTATCTTAGCAATTGGTCATTCATCGAGAGACACTTACGAGATGCTTTTTAAAAATAAAATTTTCATGGAACCCAAAGCTTTTGCAATTGGAGTAAGAATTGAGCATAGTCAAGATATGATTAATGAAAGCCAATATGGTAAGTTTAAGAACCATCCAAAGCTTAAGGCAGCAGATTATACTTTAACTCATAATACAGAAAGTGGTAGGGGGGTGTATAGTTTTTGCATGTGTCCTGGTGGTGTAGTAGTAGCTGCTGCTTCAGAGGAAAATAGATTAGTTACTAATGGAATGAGCTACTATAAAAGAGATAGAGATAATGCTAATGCGGCAATGGTTGTCACAGTAGGCCCAAAAGATTTCGGAGGAGATGCACCTCTTAGTGGAATGGAATTTCAAAGGAATTATGAAGCTTTAGCTTACAAGGTAGGTGGGGGAAACTACCATGCACCTGTCCAACTTTTGGGGGACTTTATGAAGGATGTTCCTTCAACTAAACTTGGAGCCATAAAGCCATCCTATGAACCAGGATATAGCTTTAAAAACCTTAAGGATTGTTTGCCAAGTCAAGTGATTGGAGCTCTAAAAGAAGGTATAACAGTTTTTGATAAAAAGATTAAGGGTTATGGTGACTATGACGCTATAATGACAGGAATAGAAACAAGAACATCAGCTCCAGTTAAAATAACTAGAACAGAAACTTTAGAGAGTATTTCCATTAAAGGATTATATCCATGTGGGGAAGGTGCAGGTTTTGCAGGCGGAATAATGTCAGCTGCAGTTGATGGTATAAAATGCGCTGAGGCAATAATGAAAAAGTTCAAAAATATATAG
- a CDS encoding undecaprenyl-phosphate glucose phosphotransferase — MIRQNQKIFNALLIPMDLIILLVSFLITWYIRFNSGLIPVREVYLSFNEYLVPAIIIAPIFILINAIFGTYVTKRYKTFYVEAIKIIQSNFVAWIIFIFLLFTFKIIDYSRYLLVTYYVVSTFALIFSRGVIRLVQRSYRSKGYNKWHVLVVGHSDICARFIRRVNRNRHWGYNIVGIIDDNYKIDAENHQEVALTQEIPILGKIADLEDILENTYVDEIYITLNLEEYKKVGKIIAIAEKHGVRIEIIPDFTKYISSKPAIDEFDGIPVINVRQIPLDEGINNVIKRTVDIIGSLILILITLPVMIFVYITIKITSPGPAIFKQERVGLNKQNFTMYKFRSMKIQKEEEEKAEWTTENDPRKTRFGSFIRKTSIDELPQFFNVLKGDMSLIGPRPERPFFVEKFKEEIPKYMVKHQIRPGITGWAQVSGWRGDTSIEKRIEYDIYYIENWSLAFDIKILFLTVFKGFVNKNAY, encoded by the coding sequence ATGATAAGACAGAATCAAAAGATTTTTAATGCGCTTTTAATTCCGATGGATTTAATTATTTTATTAGTATCTTTCTTAATTACATGGTATATAAGATTTAATAGTGGACTTATACCAGTTAGAGAGGTTTATTTAAGCTTTAATGAATATTTAGTTCCAGCGATAATAATTGCGCCGATATTTATATTGATAAATGCTATATTTGGTACCTATGTTACAAAACGATATAAGACTTTCTATGTAGAGGCAATAAAAATAATCCAATCAAATTTTGTTGCATGGATTATATTTATATTTTTATTATTTACTTTCAAAATAATAGATTACTCAAGATATCTTTTAGTAACGTACTATGTAGTATCTACCTTTGCACTTATTTTTTCTAGGGGGGTTATTAGACTTGTACAAAGAAGCTATAGAAGCAAAGGGTATAATAAATGGCATGTATTAGTTGTAGGCCACAGTGATATTTGTGCTAGATTTATCAGAAGAGTAAATCGTAATAGGCATTGGGGCTATAATATAGTTGGTATAATAGATGATAATTACAAAATAGATGCTGAAAATCATCAAGAGGTAGCATTAACCCAAGAGATACCTATTCTAGGAAAAATAGCAGACCTTGAAGATATATTAGAAAATACTTATGTAGATGAAATTTATATAACTTTAAATCTGGAGGAATATAAAAAAGTTGGTAAAATAATTGCGATAGCTGAAAAGCATGGAGTTCGTATAGAAATAATACCAGATTTCACAAAGTATATCTCTTCCAAGCCGGCCATTGATGAGTTTGATGGAATACCAGTTATCAATGTAAGACAAATACCTCTTGACGAAGGTATAAATAATGTTATTAAACGAACTGTAGATATTATAGGTTCCTTAATACTTATTCTTATAACGTTACCAGTAATGATATTTGTCTATATAACTATTAAAATAACTTCTCCAGGACCTGCAATCTTTAAACAGGAAAGAGTAGGTTTAAATAAACAAAACTTCACTATGTATAAATTTAGATCTATGAAGATTCAAAAGGAAGAAGAAGAAAAGGCAGAATGGACAACAGAAAATGATCCAAGAAAAACGAGATTTGGATCATTTATAAGAAAAACTAGTATAGACGAGCTTCCACAATTCTTTAATGTATTAAAGGGAGATATGAGCTTAATAGGACCAAGACCAGAAAGACCATTCTTTGTTGAAAAGTTTAAAGAAGAGATACCAAAGTACATGGTCAAGCATCAAATACGTCCAGGAATAACAGGTTGGGCTCAAGTATCTGGCTGGAGAGGGGATACCTCAATAGAAAAAAGAATTGAATACGATATATACTATATAGAAAACTGGAGTTTAGCTTTTGATATAAAAATTCTTTTCTTAACAGTCTTTAAGGGATTTGTTAATAAAAATGCTTATTAA
- a CDS encoding LCP family protein encodes MGNSKYKKIFITLSILLAMILITGGVFIALLYSKLGKVDQVNISTNNKDLGINTQAEETQKENNDIINFALFGIDARNLQTNDDSRSDTIMIATIDKSKKQVRLSSIIRDTYVNIEDRGMDKINHAYAFGGPELAIRTINSNFDLAIKNFVTVNFEGMSKIVDAVGGVYIDVDSEELNCINEYVLETAKLEGVTADPITSTGLQKLNGVQATAYCRIRYTSGGDMKRTERQREVLTVVMNQLLKFDTTEFMNVTNSLLDYVQTNLSSTDIIGMGVSILTSGINSTDERMFPSQDYSEGKLINNIYYYVTDLDKAKIDLHDYVYGD; translated from the coding sequence ATGGGTAATAGTAAGTATAAAAAAATATTTATAACATTATCAATACTATTAGCAATGATCTTAATAACTGGAGGCGTTTTTATAGCCTTGTTATATTCTAAGTTGGGGAAGGTAGATCAAGTAAATATCTCAACCAATAATAAGGATTTAGGTATAAATACGCAAGCAGAAGAAACCCAGAAAGAAAATAATGATATAATAAATTTTGCTTTATTTGGTATAGACGCTAGAAATCTTCAGACTAATGATGATTCTAGGTCTGATACTATTATGATAGCAACAATAGATAAATCAAAGAAGCAAGTTCGGTTAAGTTCTATAATCAGAGATACTTATGTCAATATTGAAGATAGAGGCATGGATAAAATAAATCATGCCTATGCATTTGGTGGACCAGAACTTGCAATAAGAACAATAAACAGCAATTTTGACCTTGCTATAAAGAATTTTGTAACGGTTAACTTTGAAGGAATGTCAAAGATTGTTGATGCAGTTGGTGGAGTTTATATAGATGTAGACAGTGAAGAATTGAATTGTATAAATGAATATGTATTAGAAACAGCTAAACTCGAAGGGGTTACAGCTGATCCAATAACAAGTACAGGTCTACAAAAATTGAATGGAGTTCAAGCCACTGCATATTGTAGGATAAGATATACTTCAGGCGGAGACATGAAGAGGACAGAAAGACAGAGAGAGGTTCTGACAGTAGTAATGAATCAATTGTTAAAGTTTGATACCACAGAATTTATGAATGTAACAAATAGTTTATTAGATTATGTCCAAACTAATTTAAGTTCCACGGATATAATAGGAATGGGTGTTTCTATTTTAACTAGTGGTATAAATTCAACAGATGAGAGAATGTTTCCTTCACAGGATTATAGTGAAGGAAAGCTTATAAACAATATATATTATTACGTAACAGATTTAGATAAGGCAAAAATAGATTTACATGATTATGTATATGGAGATTAA
- the buk gene encoding butyrate kinase: MHKMLMINPGSTSTKIAVFEDEKEIFTETLRHSSEEIGKYNSVIAQKDFRKEVILDVLKQKDFDVKDLDAVVGRGGLLKPISGGTYEVNEPMLKDLQVSVNGEHASNLGALLANEIAKEISVKAFIVDPVVVDELDDVARLSGLPELPRKSIFHALNQKAVAKRYAKETGKKYEDLNLIVCHMGGGVSVGAHKNGRIVEVNNALDGEGAFSPERSGTVPAGDLVRMCFSGKYTKEEILKKLTGKGGFVAYCNSNDARDVIASAAAGDANAQLAFDAMRYQISKDIGACAAVLDGKVETIIITGGIAYNQDTINYISNKTSWIAPITVYPGEDEMLALAQGALRVLNGEEEAKVYA; this comes from the coding sequence ATGCACAAAATGTTAATGATTAACCCAGGATCAACCTCTACTAAAATAGCAGTTTTTGAGGATGAAAAAGAAATCTTCACTGAGACATTAAGACATAGTTCAGAAGAAATAGGAAAATATAATAGTGTTATTGCACAAAAAGATTTTAGAAAAGAAGTTATTTTAGATGTGTTAAAGCAAAAGGATTTTGACGTAAAAGATCTTGATGCAGTTGTTGGAAGAGGTGGATTATTAAAACCTATAAGCGGAGGTACATATGAGGTTAATGAACCAATGCTTAAGGATCTTCAAGTTTCTGTTAATGGAGAGCATGCTTCAAACCTTGGTGCACTTTTAGCAAATGAAATAGCAAAAGAAATAAGTGTAAAAGCATTTATCGTTGACCCAGTTGTTGTTGACGAGTTAGATGATGTTGCAAGATTATCAGGACTTCCTGAACTACCAAGAAAATCAATTTTCCACGCATTAAATCAAAAAGCTGTAGCTAAGAGATATGCAAAGGAAACAGGAAAGAAATACGAAGATTTAAACTTAATCGTATGTCATATGGGCGGAGGAGTTTCTGTAGGTGCTCATAAAAATGGAAGAATAGTAGAAGTAAACAACGCATTAGATGGAGAAGGTGCTTTTTCTCCAGAAAGAAGCGGAACTGTTCCAGCTGGAGATTTAGTAAGAATGTGTTTTAGTGGAAAATATACTAAAGAAGAAATTCTTAAAAAGCTTACTGGAAAAGGTGGCTTTGTAGCTTATTGCAATTCCAATGATGCAAGAGATGTTATTGCAAGTGCTGCTGCTGGAGATGCAAATGCTCAATTAGCTTTTGATGCTATGAGATATCAAATTTCAAAGGACATCGGAGCATGTGCTGCTGTTCTTGACGGTAAAGTAGAGACAATAATAATTACTGGTGGAATTGCTTATAATCAAGATACTATTAATTATATATCAAATAAAACTTCATGGATTGCACCAATTACAGTATATCCTGGTGAAGATGAAATGCTTGCTTTAGCACAAGGTGCTTTAAGAGTATTGAATGGTGAAGAAGAAGCTAAAGTATACGCTTAG
- a CDS encoding CdaR family protein, whose product MEEKNTPSTIIKIFSFIAAFILWIYISTIYNPIKTVIIANVPVEIKNSEGLKEVSLILMPKQTFKVNITIKGNANIIYGIKPSNFKLEVDLSKYAIRKGDTKIPVEIIEAPKDVTILKESGIWVDIDVDNLAKKSLPIDVELSGEPRSGVVFGQTKVTPSEITLTGPESYVNQVKNLSISCTYENFQEQDSLQLPIEALDANGNRVTEISLSQAFATVELPYNNIKNVPVNIKTLGVVGEDIIIKSIEADIQSVDISASDDVLANISSIDTEAIDLATINSNKTIETKLVIPNNVELISATKGAKVKITVQKIISKSINLNIALKNLGSQLKGDLSEVKANVVVKGVENIINELSADNFNCYVDCKDLVEGEYELKVNVSVNKSASIVAVNPENVKVTISK is encoded by the coding sequence ATGGAAGAAAAAAATACTCCATCAACGATAATTAAGATTTTCTCATTCATAGCTGCTTTTATCCTTTGGATATACATATCAACAATCTATAATCCTATAAAGACTGTAATAATTGCAAATGTACCAGTTGAAATAAAAAATTCTGAGGGGCTAAAAGAAGTTTCTTTAATACTTATGCCAAAACAAACCTTTAAAGTTAATATTACCATTAAAGGTAATGCAAATATCATATATGGTATAAAGCCTAGTAACTTTAAATTAGAGGTAGACTTATCTAAGTATGCCATAAGGAAAGGTGATACAAAGATACCTGTGGAAATAATTGAGGCACCAAAGGATGTGACTATTTTAAAAGAAAGTGGTATATGGGTTGATATTGATGTGGATAATTTAGCGAAAAAAAGTTTACCTATAGATGTAGAGCTTTCTGGAGAACCTAGGAGTGGCGTTGTTTTTGGTCAAACAAAGGTTACTCCAAGTGAAATTACACTAACAGGACCAGAATCTTATGTTAATCAAGTAAAAAATCTCTCAATTAGTTGCACCTATGAAAATTTTCAAGAACAAGATTCGTTGCAATTGCCAATAGAAGCATTAGACGCAAATGGTAACAGGGTTACAGAGATATCTTTATCACAGGCTTTTGCAACTGTAGAACTGCCATATAATAATATTAAAAATGTACCAGTCAATATCAAAACTTTAGGGGTAGTTGGTGAGGACATTATTATAAAATCTATAGAGGCAGATATTCAGTCTGTTGATATTTCAGCTAGTGATGATGTTTTAGCAAATATTTCATCTATAGATACAGAAGCTATAGATTTAGCTACTATAAATTCTAATAAGACTATTGAAACTAAACTTGTAATCCCTAATAACGTAGAACTTATTTCAGCAACTAAAGGTGCTAAGGTCAAAATCACTGTTCAAAAAATTATTAGTAAATCAATAAATCTCAATATAGCTTTGAAAAACTTAGGAAGCCAGTTAAAAGGCGACTTAAGTGAGGTAAAAGCAAATGTTGTGGTTAAAGGTGTTGAGAATATAATCAATGAATTGAGTGCAGATAACTTTAATTGCTATGTAGATTGTAAAGATTTAGTTGAGGGTGAATATGAGCTTAAGGTAAATGTTTCTGTAAATAAGAGTGCATCTATAGTAGCAGTGAATCCAGAGAACGTAAAAGTAACTATTTCTAAATAA
- the glmS gene encoding glutamine--fructose-6-phosphate transaminase (isomerizing), translating to MCGIVGYLGKRKAAPLLIGGLSKLEYRGYDSAGVAILTNTGIEVRKVKGRLFNLENDLNENPLEGSVGIGHTRWATHGVPSVGNSHPHLNKKGTIAVVHNGIIENYLELREWLGKEGYTFVSETDTEVIPHLVDYYYNGDLLEAVLKTVDRLKGSYALGVVSKDHPTKLIGVRKDSPLIVGLNEEKDEYFIASDIPAVLKETRKVYLLDDKEVVVLDTDGAKVFDLNGEAVNKEVFNVTWDADAAEKGGYDHFMLKEIMEQPKVISDTMKSRIALDHEIKLDTINITKEDITNYNRLYIVACGTAYHAGLVGKTLIERLAKIPVEVDIASEFRYREPLIDDKTLMIVVSQSGETADTLAALKLAKSKCARVIGVTNVVGSTVSRETTDVLYTWAGPEIAVASTKAYVSQLIAMYIIALFFAEKKETLDAAEINAIKEQLLALPEKVEEVLKCTKSVEKLAEEVAKHEYMFFLGRGLDYAVALEGSLKVKEISYIHSEAYGAGELKHGPIALIEDGTYVVALATQTNLVDKMISNIKEVKTRGANVIGVTLKGEELLEKAVDEVLYIPKVDNLVAPVLEVVPMQLLAYYTSIKKGCDVDKPRNLAKSVTVE from the coding sequence ATGTGCGGAATAGTAGGTTATTTAGGAAAAAGAAAAGCAGCTCCATTATTAATAGGAGGCTTATCAAAGCTAGAGTACAGAGGCTATGATTCAGCTGGAGTTGCAATCCTAACAAACACAGGAATTGAAGTTAGAAAAGTAAAAGGAAGACTTTTCAATTTAGAGAATGATTTAAACGAGAATCCATTAGAAGGGTCTGTAGGAATAGGTCATACTAGATGGGCAACTCATGGAGTTCCATCAGTAGGAAATTCTCATCCTCATTTAAATAAAAAAGGAACTATTGCTGTAGTGCACAATGGAATCATTGAAAATTATTTAGAATTAAGAGAATGGTTAGGAAAAGAAGGTTATACCTTTGTATCAGAAACAGATACAGAAGTTATACCACATCTAGTTGACTATTATTATAATGGAGATTTATTAGAAGCAGTTTTAAAAACAGTTGATAGATTAAAGGGAAGCTATGCATTAGGTGTTGTTTCAAAAGATCATCCTACAAAATTAATCGGAGTAAGAAAAGATAGTCCATTAATCGTTGGATTAAACGAAGAAAAGGATGAATATTTTATTGCTTCAGATATACCAGCTGTTCTTAAAGAAACAAGAAAAGTTTATTTATTAGATGATAAAGAAGTAGTAGTATTAGATACTGACGGAGCTAAAGTTTTTGACCTTAATGGTGAAGCTGTAAACAAAGAAGTGTTCAATGTAACTTGGGATGCAGATGCTGCTGAAAAAGGTGGCTATGATCACTTTATGCTTAAAGAAATCATGGAACAACCAAAGGTTATCAGCGACACGATGAAGTCAAGAATAGCTTTAGATCATGAGATAAAGTTAGATACAATTAATATCACTAAAGAAGATATAACAAACTACAACAGATTATATATAGTTGCTTGTGGTACAGCTTATCATGCAGGTCTTGTTGGTAAAACTTTAATAGAAAGACTTGCTAAAATTCCAGTAGAAGTAGATATCGCATCAGAGTTCAGATATAGAGAACCATTAATAGACGATAAAACTCTTATGATAGTTGTAAGTCAATCAGGGGAAACTGCTGATACTTTAGCTGCTTTAAAGCTTGCTAAATCAAAATGTGCAAGGGTTATCGGGGTAACAAATGTAGTAGGAAGTACTGTTTCTAGAGAAACTACAGATGTATTGTACACTTGGGCAGGTCCAGAAATTGCTGTTGCTTCAACAAAAGCATATGTTTCTCAGCTTATAGCAATGTATATCATAGCATTATTCTTTGCAGAAAAGAAAGAAACACTAGATGCTGCTGAAATAAACGCAATAAAGGAACAATTACTAGCTCTTCCAGAAAAGGTTGAAGAAGTTTTAAAATGCACAAAATCAGTTGAAAAATTAGCAGAAGAAGTTGCAAAGCATGAATATATGTTTTTCCTTGGAAGAGGACTTGATTATGCTGTTGCATTAGAAGGATCTTTAAAAGTTAAGGAAATATCATATATCCATTCTGAAGCTTATGGAGCTGGTGAATTAAAACACGGTCCAATAGCTTTAATAGAGGATGGAACTTATGTAGTTGCGCTTGCTACTCAAACTAATCTTGTAGATAAGATGATAAGTAACATCAAAGAAGTTAAAACAAGAGGAGCTAATGTTATTGGTGTTACCTTAAAAGGAGAAGAATTACTAGAGAAAGCTGTTGATGAGGTTTTATATATTCCTAAAGTAGATAATCTTGTTGCACCTGTTCTTGAAGTTGTTCCTATGCAATTACTTGCTTACTATACTTCTATCAAAAAGGGATGCGACGTAGACAAGCCAAGAAATCTTGCAAAATCTGTAACTGTTGAATAA
- a CDS encoding YerC/YecD family TrpR-related protein, translated as MSNIESKLKSDEMDFFFKAILSLETIDECYKFFDDIATINEVKSLAQRLQVAKMLRDKKIYNEIVEETGASTATISRVNKCLNYGSDGYKIILERLSETEEK; from the coding sequence ATGAGTAACATAGAATCAAAACTTAAAAGTGATGAAATGGACTTCTTTTTCAAAGCTATTTTAAGTTTAGAAACAATAGATGAATGTTATAAATTTTTTGATGACATAGCAACTATTAATGAAGTCAAAAGCTTAGCTCAAAGACTTCAAGTTGCGAAGATGCTTAGAGATAAAAAAATATATAATGAAATCGTTGAAGAGACTGGAGCGAGTACTGCAACTATAAGTAGAGTAAATAAATGCTTAAACTATGGAAGTGATGGGTATAAGATAATATTAGAGAGGCTTTCAGAGACGGAAGAGAAATAA
- the ptb gene encoding phosphate butyryltransferase, with the protein MIKSFDEIISKVKSSSLKTVAVAVAQDEPVLEAVRDAKKNGIANAILVGDKDEIAKVAAGLNMDLADFEVVDIKDPIEAALKAVELVSSKKADILMKGLIDTKNFLKSVLNKEVGLRTGKLMSHVAVFETEAFDRLIFLTDVAFNTFPDLDQKAQIINNAVGVARAIGYEQPKVACVCAVEVVNKNMPNTVDGEALTKMNADGIIPHCTVQGPLSLDIALSEEAAHHKGVQGTVAGNADILLLPNIEAGNIMYKTLTYFTNPKNGGILVGTSAPVVLTSRADSYETKMYSIALAALSCDLQ; encoded by the coding sequence ATGATAAAAAGTTTTGATGAGATTATATCAAAGGTAAAAAGCAGTAGCCTAAAAACAGTAGCAGTAGCAGTAGCACAAGATGAGCCAGTTTTAGAAGCAGTTAGAGATGCTAAAAAGAATGGAATTGCAAATGCTATATTAGTTGGAGATAAGGATGAAATTGCTAAAGTTGCAGCAGGATTAAATATGGATTTAGCCGACTTTGAAGTTGTAGATATAAAAGATCCTATAGAAGCAGCATTAAAAGCTGTAGAACTTGTATCAAGTAAAAAAGCTGATATATTAATGAAAGGTCTTATAGATACAAAAAACTTCTTAAAATCAGTATTAAACAAAGAAGTAGGTTTAAGAACTGGAAAATTAATGTCTCACGTAGCGGTGTTTGAAACTGAAGCTTTTGATAGATTAATTTTTTTAACAGATGTTGCTTTTAATACTTTCCCAGATCTTGATCAAAAAGCACAAATAATAAATAATGCAGTTGGCGTTGCAAGAGCAATAGGTTATGAACAACCTAAAGTTGCATGTGTATGTGCTGTTGAGGTTGTAAATAAAAATATGCCAAATACAGTTGATGGAGAAGCATTAACTAAGATGAATGCAGATGGTATAATTCCTCATTGTACAGTGCAAGGACCTTTATCATTAGATATAGCCTTATCAGAAGAAGCTGCACATCATAAAGGTGTTCAGGGTACAGTTGCAGGAAACGCAGATATTTTATTATTACCAAACATTGAAGCTGGAAATATAATGTATAAAACTTTAACTTATTTTACAAACCCTAAGAATGGTGGAATATTAGTTGGAACATCAGCACCAGTTGTATTAACATCAAGAGCTGACTCATATGAAACTAAAATGTATTCAATTGCCCTAGCAGCATTAAGCTGTGACCTACAATAA